One stretch of Akkermansia sp. RCC_12PD DNA includes these proteins:
- the plsY gene encoding glycerol-3-phosphate 1-O-acyltransferase PlsY, whose product MTAWIVLYIAASYLVGAVPFGYLAGRCRGLDLRKEGSCNIGATNAWRVLGWRWGAPVFVLDFLKGFIPVFGALHWLPFLTGDSAGWDFNTAVVLVCFAVVLGHTYTCFLGFKGGKGVATTAGVLFALNPAVACTALATWLVLVGISGIVSLASILAAVAMIVAGWWMYPLAEGGSISSQVLYIAFFTLIGLLVIFKHRSNMARLFNGTEHSFYSKKSK is encoded by the coding sequence ATGACTGCCTGGATAGTTCTCTACATTGCGGCCTCCTATCTGGTGGGAGCGGTTCCGTTCGGCTACCTTGCCGGCAGGTGCAGGGGGCTTGATCTCAGAAAGGAAGGGTCTTGCAACATTGGCGCTACCAACGCATGGCGCGTGCTGGGCTGGCGGTGGGGCGCACCGGTATTTGTCCTGGACTTTCTGAAAGGGTTCATTCCCGTATTTGGCGCATTGCACTGGCTGCCGTTTCTGACCGGGGACAGTGCCGGATGGGACTTCAACACGGCGGTGGTCCTGGTATGTTTTGCCGTGGTGTTGGGCCATACGTACACCTGTTTTCTCGGATTCAAGGGGGGAAAGGGCGTGGCGACAACGGCGGGCGTTCTCTTTGCCCTCAATCCGGCAGTGGCCTGTACGGCTTTGGCTACGTGGCTGGTGCTCGTAGGAATATCCGGCATCGTCTCCCTGGCCAGCATTCTGGCGGCGGTTGCGATGATCGTGGCGGGATGGTGGATGTATCCGCTCGCCGAGGGAGGAAGCATCTCGTCCCAGGTTCTCTATATTGCCTTTTTTACGTTGATCGGCCTGCTGGTCATTTTCAAACACCGTTCCAACATGGCAAGACTGTTCAATGGAACGGAACACTCCTTCTACTCCAAAAAGTCCAAGTAA
- a CDS encoding protein phosphatase 2C domain-containing protein, giving the protein MARRTPDSLDCASAQWIGKRREQEDVVKSLSVDGGMLGIVCDGMGGHLRGACASCVVADAFASAFVESGRQDIPARLAEALHAGNEALAATQKEPEESGTTLLAVFIRDRCLWWISVGDSPLYLWSGTDGARMDRLNEDHSMRPIADCLYRKGEMSLQRALRQRCVLRSAVMGGPMELVDISAMPLLLHPGDAVLACSDGLQVWSELLREPSFLALNAARDRSSRHLVETIMEQVKDMLEPQQDNASVWAAVVRKS; this is encoded by the coding sequence ATGGCCCGACGCACTCCCGATTCCCTGGACTGCGCTTCCGCTCAATGGATCGGCAAACGCCGCGAGCAGGAAGACGTGGTAAAAAGCCTTTCCGTTGACGGCGGAATGCTGGGAATCGTGTGCGACGGCATGGGCGGCCATCTCCGCGGCGCCTGCGCCTCCTGCGTGGTGGCGGATGCATTTGCCTCCGCGTTTGTGGAAAGTGGCCGGCAGGACATCCCCGCCCGCTTGGCGGAAGCGCTGCACGCGGGCAATGAGGCGCTGGCCGCTACCCAGAAGGAACCCGAAGAATCCGGAACCACCCTGCTGGCCGTGTTCATCCGGGACCGTTGTCTGTGGTGGATTAGCGTGGGGGATTCCCCCCTTTATTTGTGGAGCGGCACGGATGGAGCCCGGATGGACCGCCTTAATGAAGACCATTCCATGAGACCGATTGCGGACTGCCTTTACAGGAAGGGGGAAATGTCCCTCCAGCGTGCCCTGCGGCAGCGCTGCGTGCTCCGCTCCGCCGTAATGGGCGGCCCCATGGAACTGGTGGACATCAGCGCGATGCCCCTGCTGCTCCATCCCGGGGATGCCGTTCTGGCCTGTTCGGATGGCTTGCAGGTTTGGTCCGAATTGTTGAGAGAGCCTTCATTCCTGGCCCTTAACGCGGCGCGGGACCGTTCCAGCCGGCATCTGGTGGAAACCATCATGGAGCAGGTGAAGGATATGCTGGAGCCCCAGCAGGACAATGCCTCCGTCTGGGCCGCCGTGGTAAGGAAATCTTGA
- a CDS encoding NAD(P)H-dependent glycerol-3-phosphate dehydrogenase — MINRLHKIAVIGAGSWGTALSMVLATRECEVVLWTPVEAQARELAETRRNPVLSETAAPLAPNIHPTCDLNLVKDAELIVVVVPSVAMRSVAQQLRDLPVRSDAVIVSCTKGIEQGTHKRMTEILQEYLPSNPIGVLSGPNHAEDICLGLPSASLIGFEDPQYADWVQQIFASKTFRVYSATDIIGMQLGGTIKNVFAIGAGLCEGLNLGDNAQAALLTRGLAEMTRIGVASGGRRETFMGLSGVGDLIVTCYSRHSRNQTVGRRLAEGKSLQEILDTLGMVAEGVPNTLSVYEIARKLKVRTPLIDAVYAVLYESKAPMEVLTELMTRDPRPEMDADDH, encoded by the coding sequence ATGATAAATCGGTTACATAAAATAGCGGTGATCGGCGCCGGTTCCTGGGGCACGGCTTTGTCCATGGTGCTGGCAACCAGGGAATGCGAGGTTGTGCTGTGGACTCCGGTGGAGGCCCAGGCCAGGGAACTGGCGGAAACGAGACGCAACCCTGTTCTATCTGAAACCGCCGCTCCCCTGGCTCCCAACATTCATCCCACTTGTGACCTGAACCTGGTGAAAGATGCGGAACTGATCGTGGTGGTGGTGCCTTCCGTAGCCATGCGTTCCGTGGCGCAGCAGCTGCGTGATCTGCCCGTGCGGTCGGATGCCGTTATTGTCTCCTGCACCAAGGGCATTGAACAGGGAACCCATAAAAGAATGACGGAAATTCTCCAGGAATATCTCCCTTCAAATCCCATCGGCGTGCTTTCCGGTCCCAACCATGCGGAAGACATTTGCCTGGGTCTTCCCTCCGCCTCCTTGATTGGTTTTGAGGATCCGCAATATGCGGATTGGGTGCAGCAGATATTTGCCTCCAAGACCTTCCGGGTTTATTCCGCTACGGACATCATCGGAATGCAGCTGGGGGGGACCATCAAGAACGTTTTTGCCATTGGAGCCGGATTATGCGAGGGACTGAACCTGGGGGATAACGCCCAGGCCGCCCTGCTGACGCGCGGGCTGGCTGAAATGACACGCATCGGCGTAGCCAGTGGAGGCCGTAGGGAAACTTTCATGGGCCTTTCCGGGGTGGGAGACCTCATTGTCACCTGCTATTCCCGCCATTCCCGAAACCAGACGGTGGGGCGCAGGCTGGCGGAAGGAAAAAGCCTTCAGGAAATCCTGGATACCCTGGGCATGGTGGCGGAAGGAGTGCCCAACACGCTATCCGTGTATGAAATCGCCCGGAAATTGAAGGTGCGCACGCCTCTGATAGACGCTGTTTACGCCGTGCTTTATGAGTCCAAGGCGCCGATGGAAGTCCTGACGGAACTGATGACGAGAGACCCCAGGCCGGAAATGGATGCGGACGATCATTGA
- a CDS encoding exosortase system-associated protein, TIGR04073 family produces MKRAIISALFAAGALGVASADIQAPPASEYTPTRKLGRALANLIYSVEEIPLGIINWTSREGDYAGFSVGIVDGTATMFERMGYGIYELVTFWAPTYKCTYRPPYQGRCGMSGLKEYNPNGGLSEFPAELSFQSYYNYSRQQRD; encoded by the coding sequence ATGAAACGTGCCATCATCTCCGCTCTTTTCGCCGCCGGAGCCCTTGGGGTTGCCAGTGCGGACATTCAGGCTCCGCCCGCTTCCGAATACACTCCGACCCGCAAGCTGGGCCGCGCCCTTGCCAACCTCATTTACTCCGTTGAAGAAATCCCGCTGGGGATTATCAACTGGACGAGCCGCGAAGGCGACTACGCCGGATTCTCCGTCGGCATTGTGGATGGCACCGCCACCATGTTTGAACGCATGGGCTACGGCATCTATGAACTTGTCACTTTCTGGGCGCCTACCTACAAGTGCACCTACAGGCCTCCTTATCAGGGCCGTTGCGGCATGAGCGGCCTCAAGGAATACAATCCCAACGGCGGCTTGAGCGAATTCCCTGCGGAACTCAGCTTCCAGAGCTACTATAACTATTCCCGCCAGCAGCGCGACTAA
- a CDS encoding radical SAM protein: MINITRLWTGAEQPADHLRYGQGHGHGRSAGGAVESCAPASSRVRKPIVVWNITRTCNLKCVHCYADASARKFDGELDWDQCCTVIDDLADYKVNALLFSGGEPLVHPRFMDLLERATGKGLKVTISTNGTRITPESAARFKELGVAYVGISLDGIGAVHDQFRGVEGSFDQAVRGFKLCSDVGQKTGLRLTLTRNNVQCMEQILDFIDANDIQRVCFYHLVPTGRGVEVQTLTRQEARHAMDTLIARVEEWKAEGKNREVLTVTQPADGIYLLLRQLREGSPLAEETLKLLQWNGGGANSSGRGIANIDTQGMVHPDQFWQSVTLGNVKNNLFSDLWDAKAGAAAEMLPELRGSDDPLERQKKIEGRCGRCVHFALCGGGFRTRAAFANGHWYGSDPGCYLTEEEISTPLPEIK; this comes from the coding sequence ATGATTAACATCACCAGACTTTGGACAGGGGCGGAACAGCCCGCGGACCATTTGAGATACGGCCAGGGCCACGGGCACGGCCGTTCCGCCGGGGGAGCCGTGGAATCCTGCGCTCCCGCCTCTTCCCGCGTCCGCAAGCCCATTGTGGTATGGAACATCACCCGTACCTGCAACCTCAAATGCGTTCATTGCTATGCGGACGCGTCCGCCCGGAAATTTGACGGAGAACTGGACTGGGACCAATGCTGTACCGTCATTGACGATCTGGCGGACTACAAGGTAAACGCCCTCCTGTTCTCCGGCGGGGAGCCCCTGGTACATCCCCGTTTCATGGACCTGCTGGAACGGGCCACGGGAAAAGGGCTGAAAGTCACCATCTCCACGAACGGCACCCGCATCACGCCGGAATCTGCCGCGCGGTTCAAGGAACTGGGTGTGGCGTATGTGGGCATCTCCCTGGACGGCATCGGCGCCGTTCATGACCAATTCCGCGGGGTGGAAGGCTCCTTTGACCAGGCGGTGCGGGGGTTCAAGCTGTGCAGCGACGTGGGCCAGAAAACGGGCCTGCGCCTGACCCTGACCCGCAACAACGTGCAATGCATGGAGCAGATTCTGGACTTCATTGACGCCAACGACATTCAGCGCGTCTGCTTCTACCATCTGGTGCCTACCGGCCGCGGCGTGGAAGTGCAAACGCTTACCCGGCAGGAAGCCCGCCATGCCATGGACACCCTCATTGCCCGAGTGGAAGAATGGAAGGCGGAAGGCAAAAACCGGGAAGTGCTTACCGTTACCCAGCCTGCGGACGGCATTTATCTGCTGCTGCGCCAGCTCCGGGAAGGTTCCCCTCTGGCGGAGGAAACGTTGAAACTGCTTCAATGGAACGGCGGCGGAGCGAACAGTTCCGGCCGCGGCATTGCCAACATCGACACGCAGGGCATGGTGCATCCGGACCAGTTCTGGCAGTCCGTGACGCTCGGCAACGTGAAAAATAACCTGTTCTCCGACTTGTGGGACGCCAAGGCGGGAGCCGCGGCGGAAATGCTGCCCGAATTGCGCGGTTCCGACGACCCGCTGGAACGGCAGAAAAAAATAGAAGGCCGTTGTGGCCGCTGCGTCCACTTTGCCCTGTGCGGCGGCGGATTCCGCACGCGAGCCGCTTTTGCCAACGGGCACTGGTACGGTTCCGACCCCGGCTGTTATCTGACGGAAGAAGAAATCTCCACTCCGCTTCCGGAAATCAAATAA
- a CDS encoding DUF3313 family protein — translation MKSFFPLVFVCAALASLFCSCTEHLLAKIPKTEFASETLQPWNAPFEGLWVNPKVQGKEKHYTRLYIAPTTIDYLTPEAGHHWHPEEFKAQAVKLAGEFDRKLREDLAAQPGLPIALADSRQKADLVLETAFVSINRTLVGVNLLSLGSSFFIPGVSYGLGLISKGDMAMTGRVTDARTGERLAVFGDYRSDEPTVFGSVRDYTMYGNHRKTIDMWSSKLAELIAKGRNGKVAPALWFTLNPF, via the coding sequence ATGAAATCCTTTTTTCCGCTGGTATTTGTCTGCGCCGCACTGGCCAGCCTGTTCTGCTCATGTACGGAACATCTGCTTGCCAAAATACCGAAGACGGAGTTTGCCTCCGAAACCCTGCAACCGTGGAACGCCCCGTTTGAAGGCCTTTGGGTGAATCCGAAAGTCCAGGGAAAAGAAAAGCATTATACACGGCTTTACATTGCCCCAACGACCATAGACTACCTGACGCCGGAAGCGGGCCATCACTGGCACCCGGAAGAGTTTAAAGCCCAGGCCGTGAAACTGGCGGGAGAGTTTGACCGGAAACTCCGGGAAGATCTGGCCGCACAACCAGGACTTCCCATCGCCCTGGCGGACAGCCGTCAAAAAGCCGACCTGGTACTGGAGACGGCCTTTGTCAGCATCAACCGCACCCTGGTGGGCGTCAATCTTCTGTCCCTGGGGTCATCCTTTTTTATTCCAGGGGTTTCCTACGGCCTGGGGTTGATCTCCAAAGGGGACATGGCCATGACGGGCCGTGTAACGGATGCGCGCACCGGAGAACGTCTGGCCGTATTCGGCGACTACCGTTCGGATGAACCGACCGTTTTCGGCAGCGTCAGGGATTACACGATGTACGGCAATCACCGAAAGACGATCGACATGTGGAGTTCCAAGCTGGCGGAATTGATAGCCAAGGGACGCAACGGCAAGGTGGCGCCCGCTTTATGGTTCACGCTGAATCCGTTTTAA
- a CDS encoding radical SAM protein, which yields MRPTFSETDLNERPFLVFWEVTRACALACKHCRAVAQPRPHPDELDHEEALRLIDRLAELRPPMLVLTGGDPIMRPDILELIRAAADKGLHVALSPAATARLVHADFHALKEAGVQSMSLSLDGAHEATHDAFRGVPHTYERTLRAAEMAKEAGMHLQINTTITRSTLGEFDDFVELMKKMQPGMWSVFLLVPTGRAAMDEMPAAEQVEAVWKKLSEVSREVSFGVKTTEGHHYRRVALQEARAQGATPARRAIPTRDGKGIMFISHIGDIQPSGFLPITAGNVRTDDVGEVYRTHPLFLKLRDDNALLGKCGRCEYRTICGGSRSRAYAVYGDMMAEDNLCPYQPRLSQHHD from the coding sequence ATGCGACCGACTTTTAGTGAAACAGATCTCAATGAACGTCCCTTTCTGGTTTTCTGGGAGGTGACGCGCGCTTGCGCCCTTGCGTGCAAACATTGCAGGGCCGTGGCCCAGCCGCGTCCGCATCCTGATGAACTGGACCATGAAGAAGCCTTGCGGCTGATTGATCGGCTGGCGGAACTCCGGCCGCCCATGCTCGTGCTGACGGGAGGGGACCCCATCATGAGGCCTGATATTCTGGAACTGATCCGCGCGGCGGCGGACAAGGGGCTGCATGTGGCCTTGAGCCCTGCCGCCACGGCCAGGCTGGTGCACGCGGACTTTCATGCGTTGAAAGAGGCGGGGGTGCAAAGCATGTCCCTGAGCCTGGACGGCGCCCATGAAGCCACGCATGACGCCTTCCGGGGCGTGCCGCACACGTATGAACGGACCCTCCGCGCGGCGGAAATGGCCAAGGAGGCGGGCATGCACCTCCAGATCAACACCACCATTACCAGGAGCACGCTGGGTGAGTTCGACGACTTTGTAGAGCTGATGAAAAAAATGCAGCCGGGCATGTGGAGCGTCTTCCTGCTTGTTCCTACGGGCCGGGCGGCAATGGATGAAATGCCTGCTGCGGAGCAGGTGGAAGCCGTCTGGAAAAAACTCAGCGAGGTCAGCCGGGAAGTCTCCTTCGGCGTCAAGACCACGGAAGGGCACCATTACCGCCGGGTGGCCCTTCAGGAGGCACGTGCTCAGGGAGCCACGCCGGCGCGGCGCGCCATTCCCACGCGCGACGGAAAGGGCATCATGTTCATCTCCCACATCGGTGACATCCAGCCCTCCGGCTTCCTCCCCATCACGGCGGGCAATGTCCGCACGGACGACGTGGGCGAAGTGTACCGCACGCACCCCCTCTTCCTCAAGCTTCGGGATGACAACGCGCTGCTGGGCAAATGCGGCCGCTGCGAATACCGCACCATTTGCGGCGGTTCCCGCTCCCGGGCATACGCCGTGTACGGAGACATGATGGCGGAGGACAACCTCTGCCCCTATCAACCCAGGCTTTCACAACACCATGATTAA
- the lysS gene encoding lysine--tRNA ligase produces MSEQQQAHPNTTESELIAVRRDKLAKIRELGIDPYGARFDATTTPAELKADFQEDRQVAVAGRLLAIRDMGKSQFFVIGDVRGKIQGFLHRNEVDETTWNLWKLLDRGDWIGITGTTFLTRTGEPTVKVSGLVILSKSLRPLPDKWHGLADKEATYRKRHLDLISNEESAALFVTRSLMIAEIRRFLQDRGYLEVETPMLQDVAGGAAAKPFETYHNALDMPLTLRIAPELFLKRLMVGGFTKIFELNRSFRNEGIDRRHNPEFTMLEAYCACGDFETMADMVEELICHLAETFCGGLQIDHKDAEGNVLYTIDLTRPWKRADYQDLIRGAAGQDWFDITPEERRARCAELGVEISPDMKDVDVSQQVYEKLVEEKTMNPCFVTHVAKDLVPLAKLNRENPDVVDVYELVINGQEISPGYSELNDPDVQKERLEHQAAGETQRVDYDFIETLEYGMPSAGGIGIGIDRVIMMLTGASSIRDVLLFPQLKRKDS; encoded by the coding sequence ATGTCCGAACAACAGCAGGCACATCCCAATACGACGGAATCCGAACTCATTGCCGTGCGCAGAGACAAGCTCGCCAAAATCCGCGAGCTGGGAATCGATCCCTATGGTGCAAGATTTGATGCGACCACCACGCCCGCCGAGTTGAAGGCCGACTTTCAGGAAGACAGGCAGGTGGCCGTGGCGGGGCGCCTGCTGGCCATTCGGGACATGGGCAAATCCCAGTTCTTCGTCATTGGAGACGTGCGCGGCAAAATCCAGGGCTTCCTGCACCGGAATGAAGTAGACGAAACTACCTGGAACCTGTGGAAGCTGCTGGACCGCGGGGACTGGATCGGCATCACGGGGACCACGTTTCTGACCCGTACCGGAGAGCCTACCGTCAAGGTCTCCGGCCTGGTCATCCTTTCCAAGAGCCTGCGCCCCCTGCCGGACAAATGGCACGGATTGGCGGACAAGGAAGCTACCTACCGCAAGCGGCATCTGGACCTCATCTCCAATGAGGAAAGCGCCGCCCTGTTTGTTACCCGTTCCCTGATGATTGCGGAAATCCGCCGTTTCCTTCAGGACCGCGGCTATCTGGAAGTGGAAACCCCCATGCTTCAGGACGTAGCCGGGGGCGCCGCCGCCAAGCCGTTTGAAACGTACCATAACGCCCTGGACATGCCGCTGACGCTGCGCATTGCGCCGGAACTCTTCCTCAAGCGCCTCATGGTAGGCGGGTTCACCAAGATTTTTGAACTCAACCGCAGTTTCCGCAACGAAGGCATCGACCGCCGCCACAATCCGGAATTCACGATGCTGGAAGCCTACTGTGCCTGCGGAGACTTTGAAACCATGGCGGACATGGTAGAAGAACTCATCTGCCATCTGGCGGAAACGTTCTGCGGCGGTCTTCAGATCGACCACAAGGATGCGGAGGGCAACGTTCTTTATACCATTGACCTCACGCGCCCGTGGAAACGTGCCGACTACCAGGACCTGATCCGCGGCGCAGCCGGCCAGGACTGGTTTGACATTACGCCGGAGGAACGCCGCGCCCGCTGTGCGGAACTGGGTGTGGAAATCAGCCCGGACATGAAGGATGTGGACGTTTCCCAGCAGGTATATGAAAAGCTGGTGGAGGAAAAAACCATGAACCCCTGCTTTGTCACCCACGTTGCCAAGGACCTGGTGCCCCTGGCCAAGCTCAACAGGGAAAATCCGGACGTGGTGGACGTGTACGAACTGGTGATCAACGGCCAGGAAATCTCCCCCGGCTATTCCGAGCTCAATGACCCGGACGTCCAGAAGGAACGCCTGGAACACCAGGCAGCCGGGGAAACCCAGCGCGTGGATTACGACTTTATTGAAACGCTGGAATACGGAATGCCCTCCGCGGGCGGCATCGGCATCGGCATTGACCGGGTCATCATGATGCTGACCGGCGCTTCTTCCATTCGTGACGTCCTGCTCTTTCCCCAGTTGAAGCGGAAGGACAGTTAA
- a CDS encoding aminotransferase class I/II-fold pyridoxal phosphate-dependent enzyme translates to MNQELRPETLCVQAGWTPKKGEPRVLPIYQSTTFKYETSEQMAKLFDLEEPGFFYTRLQNPTNEAVARKIADLEGGVAAILTSSGQAASFFAVFNICEVGDHIVSAASIYGGTYNLFAVTFRKMGIEVTFVDQDAPAEEIGKAIRPNTKALFAETVSNPTLCVLDIRKFADIAHAHGVPLIVDNTFTTPINCRPFEWGADIVTHSTTKYMDGHAAAVGGAIVDSGNFDWEAHRDKFPGLTDPDPSYHGLSYSKSFGKGAYITKATVQLMRDLGSIQSPQNAFLLNLGLETLHLRVPRHCENAQKVAEFLQKQEDVAWINYPGLPSNKYHDLAQKQFRGGQSCGVVTFGIKGGRERAIKFMDSLKLAAIVTHVADSRTCVLHPASHTHRQLTDEQLMEAGVRPDLIRFSVGTEAVEDIIADLRQALEAIR, encoded by the coding sequence ATGAATCAGGAATTGAGACCGGAAACCCTGTGCGTGCAGGCGGGCTGGACGCCGAAAAAAGGCGAACCCCGCGTGCTTCCCATTTACCAGAGCACGACATTCAAATATGAAACCAGCGAACAGATGGCCAAGCTGTTTGATCTGGAGGAACCTGGTTTCTTCTACACGCGACTGCAAAACCCCACCAACGAGGCAGTAGCCAGGAAAATAGCTGACCTGGAAGGCGGCGTGGCTGCCATTCTCACTTCCTCCGGCCAGGCTGCCTCCTTCTTTGCCGTCTTCAACATCTGCGAGGTCGGCGACCACATTGTCAGCGCCGCTTCCATTTATGGGGGAACGTACAATCTCTTCGCCGTTACGTTCCGGAAAATGGGCATAGAAGTCACCTTCGTGGACCAGGACGCCCCGGCGGAAGAAATTGGCAAAGCGATCCGTCCCAACACGAAAGCCCTGTTTGCGGAAACCGTCTCCAACCCGACGCTCTGCGTGCTGGACATCCGTAAATTTGCGGACATCGCCCATGCCCACGGCGTGCCCCTCATCGTGGACAATACGTTCACCACGCCCATCAACTGCCGTCCCTTTGAATGGGGTGCGGACATTGTCACCCATTCCACCACCAAATACATGGATGGCCATGCCGCCGCCGTGGGCGGCGCCATCGTGGACAGCGGCAACTTTGACTGGGAAGCCCACAGGGACAAATTCCCCGGATTGACGGACCCGGACCCGTCCTATCACGGTCTTTCCTACAGTAAAAGCTTCGGCAAGGGCGCTTACATCACCAAGGCGACCGTCCAGCTCATGCGCGACCTGGGTTCCATCCAGTCTCCGCAAAATGCCTTTCTGCTCAACCTGGGATTGGAAACCCTCCACTTGCGCGTTCCGCGCCATTGCGAAAACGCGCAGAAAGTGGCCGAATTCCTGCAGAAACAGGAAGACGTGGCCTGGATCAACTATCCTGGCCTGCCTTCCAACAAGTACCATGACCTGGCCCAAAAACAGTTCCGCGGCGGCCAGTCCTGCGGGGTGGTGACATTCGGCATCAAGGGTGGCCGCGAACGGGCCATCAAATTCATGGACAGTTTGAAACTGGCCGCCATTGTTACTCATGTGGCGGACTCCCGTACCTGCGTGCTCCATCCCGCCAGCCACACGCACCGCCAGTTGACGGACGAACAGTTGATGGAAGCAGGAGTCAGGCCGGACCTCATCCGTTTCTCCGTAGGCACGGAAGCGGTGGAAGACATTATTGCCGACCTCAGGCAGGCTCTGGAAGCCATCCGTTAA